In one Gimesia sp. genomic region, the following are encoded:
- a CDS encoding polysaccharide deacetylase family protein, with product MKRKMTVLWSLVLSCSFLPLVQGENKKPSEKRYVIIHADDAGMSHSVNLATIEGMQKGIVSSASIMVPCPWFKEFAAYAKQNPEQDFGIHLTLNSEWKNYRWGPVASRDQVPSLLDEENYLWDNVGQVMQHVNVKDAEKELRAQIERARKFGVPLSHLDTHMGAVVSRPDLLEMYVNLGIEYQLPVLFVNNLDPKKYGVIAEKGKQLKEVLEKNGLPVLDELVQFYGEPDYEKRKQAYLEKIRELKPGVTQIIIHCGFNNQELQNITHSSSRRDGDRRVFTDPAVIKEVKDLGIEVITWKEFHEMAKQKLAQAE from the coding sequence ATGAAACGTAAAATGACTGTGCTGTGGTCCCTGGTTCTGAGTTGTAGTTTTCTCCCCCTGGTTCAGGGGGAAAACAAGAAGCCCTCCGAGAAACGCTACGTAATCATTCACGCCGATGACGCCGGCATGTCGCACTCGGTGAACCTCGCCACTATTGAGGGCATGCAGAAAGGCATCGTCTCCTCGGCCAGCATTATGGTGCCCTGTCCCTGGTTTAAAGAATTCGCTGCCTATGCGAAACAGAACCCCGAACAGGATTTCGGCATCCATCTGACGCTGAATTCCGAGTGGAAAAACTACCGCTGGGGACCGGTCGCCTCGCGGGATCAGGTACCGAGTCTGCTCGATGAAGAGAATTATCTCTGGGACAACGTCGGACAGGTGATGCAGCATGTGAACGTCAAGGATGCCGAGAAGGAGCTGCGGGCGCAGATCGAACGGGCCCGCAAATTCGGCGTCCCCCTCTCACACCTGGATACCCACATGGGAGCAGTCGTCAGTCGGCCTGACCTCTTGGAGATGTACGTCAATCTGGGCATCGAATATCAGCTGCCGGTCCTGTTTGTGAACAATCTCGATCCGAAAAAGTATGGCGTGATCGCGGAGAAGGGCAAACAGCTCAAGGAAGTCCTGGAAAAGAACGGGCTCCCTGTGCTCGATGAACTGGTTCAGTTTTATGGCGAACCCGACTACGAAAAGCGGAAGCAGGCTTATCTCGAAAAAATTCGTGAACTTAAACCCGGAGTCACGCAGATTATCATTCACTGCGGATTTAACAATCAGGAACTGCAGAACATCACCCACAGTTCCTCCCGTCGCGATGGTGACCGCCGCGTGTTTACCGACCCCGCGGTCATCAAAGAGGTCAAGGATCTGGGCATCGAAGTTATCACCTGGAAAGAGTTCCACGAAATGGCCAAGCAGAAACTCGCCCAGGCCGAATAG
- a CDS encoding sialate O-acetylesterase, translating into MNCTSAKRLAATVLALSCLYLMNLNEAQAKIKLPAIIGDHMVLQQGQQNPLWGWDEPGTKVTVTVDGQSHTATADDKGKWRVNLEPLKVGGPYEITIKGSDSVTLKDVLAGEVWICSGQSNMAWTVANANDGDLEIMTANYPKIRLISVPQVGTQEARDDFNGKWEACSPATVPNFSAVGYFFGRQLYQTLNVPIGLIDNAWGGSSAEAWVNRKRLEDEPAFKAMLEKWKKTEETYNHDQAVAAYNKRLDQWKAAVKNAKAAGKNPPNRPRAPRNPLTGNHRPANIYNGVLHPTIGYGIKGVIWYQGESNANRAYQYRKLFPFMIQNWRDEWKQGDFPFYWVQLADFRAEKPEPADSDWAELREAQTMTMSKLPNTGEAVILNLGEASDIHPKNKQDVAKRLARWALAKDYGVDIVHQSPQYKSMEVKGNKAILTFDHVGGGLDTFDVTTPIGFTIAGEDKTFVKANAKIVGKDKIEVWSDAVAKPVSVRYAWADNPVCNVQNKEGLPLTPFRTDDWKGVTAGVE; encoded by the coding sequence ATGAATTGTACTTCCGCGAAACGACTTGCAGCTACAGTGCTTGCACTCAGCTGTCTGTATCTAATGAATCTCAACGAGGCGCAGGCCAAAATCAAACTGCCTGCCATTATTGGCGACCATATGGTCCTGCAGCAGGGTCAGCAGAACCCGCTCTGGGGCTGGGACGAACCCGGCACGAAAGTGACCGTCACCGTCGATGGTCAGTCTCACACCGCTACCGCCGATGACAAAGGGAAATGGCGGGTTAACCTGGAACCACTGAAAGTCGGTGGTCCTTACGAAATCACCATCAAGGGGAGCGACAGCGTTACCCTGAAAGACGTCCTCGCCGGCGAAGTCTGGATCTGCTCCGGTCAGTCAAACATGGCCTGGACAGTCGCCAATGCCAACGATGGTGATCTGGAAATCATGACCGCCAACTACCCCAAAATCCGATTGATATCGGTTCCGCAGGTGGGAACACAGGAAGCCCGGGATGACTTTAACGGCAAGTGGGAAGCCTGCTCGCCCGCAACGGTTCCGAACTTCTCTGCCGTCGGTTACTTCTTTGGTCGCCAGCTGTACCAGACTCTGAATGTTCCCATCGGGCTGATTGACAATGCCTGGGGTGGTTCTTCCGCCGAAGCCTGGGTCAACCGGAAGCGTCTCGAAGACGAACCTGCTTTCAAAGCCATGCTGGAAAAATGGAAAAAAACGGAAGAGACCTACAATCACGACCAGGCTGTCGCCGCTTACAACAAACGGCTCGATCAGTGGAAAGCCGCTGTGAAGAACGCCAAAGCTGCCGGCAAGAATCCTCCTAACCGTCCGCGTGCTCCGCGGAACCCGCTGACCGGCAACCATCGTCCGGCCAACATTTACAACGGTGTACTGCATCCGACCATCGGTTATGGCATCAAGGGTGTGATCTGGTACCAGGGAGAATCAAATGCGAACCGGGCTTACCAGTATCGTAAACTGTTCCCGTTCATGATTCAGAACTGGCGTGATGAGTGGAAACAGGGCGATTTCCCCTTCTACTGGGTTCAGCTGGCTGACTTCCGTGCCGAAAAACCGGAACCGGCCGACAGTGACTGGGCCGAACTGCGTGAAGCCCAGACCATGACCATGAGCAAGCTGCCCAACACGGGTGAAGCCGTGATTCTGAACCTGGGTGAAGCTTCTGACATTCATCCCAAGAACAAACAGGATGTGGCCAAACGCCTGGCCCGCTGGGCGCTGGCCAAAGATTACGGCGTTGATATCGTCCACCAGAGTCCACAGTACAAATCGATGGAAGTCAAAGGCAATAAAGCCATCCTGACCTTCGATCATGTGGGCGGCGGACTGGATACGTTCGACGTCACCACTCCCATCGGATTCACCATCGCCGGTGAAGACAAGACGTTTGTCAAAGCCAACGCCAAAATCGTAGGCAAAGACAAAATCGAAGTCTGGAGCGATGCCGTCGCCAAACCTGTTTCTGTCCGTTACGCCTGGGCCGACAACCCGGTCTGCAACGTACAGAACAAGGAAGGCCTGCCGCTGACCCCCTTCCGTACAGATGACTGGAAGGGCGTAACAGCCGGTGTTGAGTAA
- a CDS encoding acetylxylan esterase, translating to MNRWSVCRVLLPLIILSGSSPLFLQAEPIPRELQRWLSPQNWHRDTDGPILELGRPGTYDDTHIFAPCVSLEQGTYSLWYCGSTGAVQDRMFVLGRADSNDGIHFNKNRQNPVFSFGDGEHSVLTPTLLRSANGQTLRENGRLRMWFSATDFHDETALHQLYEADSLNGSEWSEAGSDNLKHVYAPTILKTGRTYQMWFTDVSQDPWCIRHASSLDGSKWRVSPDPVLELDQNWESGRLFYPTVLKLGDAYLMWYGSYWTERENTTALGFAVSIDGLNWYKHPQNPVLRPDPERPWESHYVTSQSVMQLPDGHFRIWYASRKQPPFLNKYFAINTAHWAGPEKAETEPPGRPAKVAFPESQAESRAQLKAILGIPEQKVALKSEKRGELERDGLIIEKWVFTSEPGSKIPAVVYRPKQIKAPAPAIVLTYGHGGSKSQWQYNYAAQAYAKAGLVCLAMDPIGEEERHIQGRLGTRAHDPKSVHERAWNAGRPIMGKLVFDTMRGIDFLQERKDVDPDRIGVAGNSLGGAVASWMAALEPRIKMAIVSGWAYDNVTLRSKYCTKVPNQQMRERFTWPEFLSLAAPNCAVLVMNGDADWIIDSDNDGTAWRGTRAVVEQAGRVYANLGAEGKVKAWFEAGGGHRPYIAHPDALLWIQQHLGTPALTAQQIKTLPTVNSGRWCDAQQIKLERLYGTDLHQRGATLADFGLSLIDRSQLACLKPEERGTPEFTLEGWLSQIERNE from the coding sequence ATGAATCGTTGGTCCGTTTGTCGTGTTCTGCTCCCCTTAATCATTCTCTCTGGCAGTAGCCCCCTCTTCTTACAAGCAGAACCGATCCCGCGAGAATTACAACGCTGGCTCTCTCCTCAAAACTGGCATCGCGATACCGACGGACCGATCCTGGAACTGGGACGCCCGGGCACTTACGACGATACACACATTTTTGCCCCCTGCGTAAGCCTGGAACAGGGAACCTATTCTCTCTGGTATTGTGGTTCGACCGGTGCCGTGCAGGATCGAATGTTTGTTCTGGGACGAGCGGACAGCAATGACGGTATTCATTTCAACAAAAACCGGCAGAATCCGGTCTTTTCCTTTGGCGATGGCGAGCACTCCGTATTAACGCCCACCCTGCTCCGTTCAGCCAACGGTCAGACGCTGCGTGAAAACGGGCGACTGCGGATGTGGTTCTCTGCGACAGACTTCCATGACGAAACCGCCCTGCATCAGTTATACGAAGCGGACAGCCTGAACGGGTCGGAGTGGAGCGAGGCGGGTTCTGATAATCTCAAACACGTTTACGCACCGACCATTCTCAAAACCGGACGGACGTACCAGATGTGGTTTACAGACGTGTCGCAGGATCCCTGGTGCATCCGGCATGCGTCCAGCCTGGATGGAAGTAAGTGGCGGGTCTCTCCTGATCCGGTACTGGAACTCGATCAGAACTGGGAATCAGGGCGGCTGTTTTATCCGACGGTTCTCAAGCTGGGCGATGCTTATCTGATGTGGTACGGCAGTTACTGGACGGAGCGGGAGAATACGACCGCACTGGGATTCGCGGTGAGCATCGACGGGCTCAACTGGTATAAGCATCCGCAAAACCCGGTGCTGCGTCCTGACCCTGAGCGTCCCTGGGAATCGCATTATGTCACCAGTCAGTCGGTAATGCAGCTGCCCGATGGCCACTTTCGCATCTGGTACGCCAGCCGCAAGCAGCCCCCGTTTCTGAATAAATATTTCGCCATCAACACCGCACACTGGGCAGGTCCCGAGAAAGCAGAAACGGAACCGCCGGGCCGTCCAGCGAAGGTTGCGTTCCCCGAATCGCAAGCGGAAAGCCGAGCCCAGCTCAAAGCGATACTGGGAATTCCAGAACAGAAAGTCGCGTTGAAAAGTGAAAAGCGGGGTGAGCTGGAACGGGATGGCCTGATCATCGAAAAATGGGTCTTCACCAGCGAACCGGGGTCAAAAATTCCCGCCGTCGTGTATCGCCCCAAACAAATCAAAGCACCTGCGCCGGCGATCGTTTTGACGTATGGTCATGGGGGAAGCAAGAGTCAGTGGCAGTACAATTACGCGGCACAAGCCTATGCGAAAGCGGGACTCGTCTGCCTGGCCATGGATCCGATTGGTGAAGAAGAGCGGCACATACAGGGACGACTGGGCACGCGGGCCCACGATCCGAAGTCTGTGCATGAGCGGGCCTGGAATGCCGGGCGTCCGATCATGGGTAAGCTGGTCTTCGACACGATGCGGGGAATCGATTTCCTGCAGGAACGGAAAGACGTCGATCCAGACCGGATCGGCGTCGCGGGGAATTCTCTGGGCGGTGCCGTCGCGAGCTGGATGGCGGCACTGGAACCGCGAATCAAAATGGCCATCGTCTCCGGCTGGGCTTATGACAATGTGACGCTGCGGAGCAAATATTGCACGAAAGTCCCCAATCAGCAGATGCGGGAGCGATTTACCTGGCCTGAGTTTCTGTCACTGGCTGCCCCGAATTGTGCCGTCCTGGTGATGAATGGCGACGCTGACTGGATCATCGACTCCGACAACGACGGGACCGCCTGGCGCGGGACGCGGGCTGTCGTCGAGCAGGCCGGGCGAGTCTATGCCAACCTGGGAGCTGAGGGAAAGGTGAAGGCCTGGTTCGAAGCGGGGGGCGGCCATCGCCCCTATATAGCTCATCCGGATGCCCTGCTCTGGATTCAGCAACACCTGGGAACACCTGCACTGACAGCGCAGCAGATCAAAACCCTGCCAACCGTCAATTCCGGGCGCTGGTGTGATGCGCAACAGATCAAACTGGAGCGACTGTACGGCACCGACCTGCATCAGCGGGGGGCCACTCTGGCGGATTTTGGACTGTCGCTCATCGATCGCAGCCAGCTGGCGTGCCTCAAACCAGAGGAACGAGGCACACCAGAGTTTACGCTGGAAGGCTGGCTGTCACAGATTGAACGCAACGAATAG